One window of the Pseudomonas knackmussii B13 genome contains the following:
- a CDS encoding nitrate reductase subunit alpha encodes MSYLLDRLQFFKKKQGEFADGHGEVSNESRAWENGYRQRWQHDKIVRSTHGVNCTGSCSWKIYVKNGLITWETQQTDYPRTRPDLPNHEPRGCPRGASYSWYIYSANRLKYPKVRKPLLKLWREARAEHGDPVNAWASIVEDAAKARSYKSERGLGGFVRSSWDEVTEIIAAANVYTAKTYGPDRVIGFSPIPAMSMVSYAAGARYLSLIGGVCLSFYDWYCDLPPASPQVWGEQTDVPESADWYNSSYIIAWGSNVPQTRTPDAHFFTEVRYKGTKTVAVTPDYAEVAKLTDLWLNPKQGTDAALGMAFGHVILREFHLDQPRAYFVDYCRQYTDMPMLVLLEPHAEGAYKPTRYLRAADLANNLGQDNNPEWKTIALDETSGELVSPTGAIGYRWGESGKWNIEEKEGGAQRDTRLALTLIDGPEKACDVAFPYFAGQEHPHFPGVVNDEVLLRRVPFREFTGGDGKVLRVATVYDLQMANYSLDRGLGGANVALGFDDADTPYTPAWQERITGVPAARAIQVAREFADSAAKTHGKAMVIIGAAMNHWYHMDMNYRAVINMLMMCGCIGQSGGGWAHYVGQEKLRPQTGWVPLAFGTDWSRPPRQMNGTSFFYLHSSQWRHEKLSMHEVLSPLADSQAFPEHALDYNIRAERMGWLPSAPQLDRNPLRIAAAAEKAGLPMQDYVVRELKAGNLRFASESPDNPQNFPRNLFVWRSNLLGSSGKGHEYMLKYLLGAKNGVMNDDLGKAGGPRPTEADWVEQGAEGKLDLVTTLDFRMSSTCMYSDIVLPTATWYEKDDLNTSDMHPFIHPLSAATDPAWEAKSDWEIYKAIAKKFSEVAVGHLGVEQDLVTVPLLHDTANELAQPFGGSDWKKGECEPMPGKTMPTLHVVERDYPNTYRKFTSLGPLLDKLGNGGKGIGWNTEKEVKLLGELNHRVTEPGISEGRPRIESAIDAAEVILALAPETNGQVAVKAWDALAKITGREHAHLALPKEEEKIRFRDVQAQPRKIISSPTWSGLEDEHVSYNACYTNVHEMIPWRTLTGRQQFYQDHPWMQAFGEGFVSYRPPVNTRSTDKLFGKKPNGNPEITLNWITPHQKWGIHSTYSDNLLMLTLSRGGPIIWLSEHDAKRAGIEDNDWVEVFNANGAATCRAVVSQRVKDGMVLMYHAQERIVNVPGSETTGTRGGHHNSVTRVVLKPTHMIGGYAQQAWGFNYYGTVGCNRDEFVVVRKMNKVDWLDEPQHGGLGGAPLPQPLPRDI; translated from the coding sequence ATGAGTTACCTGCTCGATCGCCTGCAGTTCTTCAAGAAGAAGCAGGGCGAGTTCGCCGACGGCCATGGCGAGGTCAGCAACGAGAGCCGCGCCTGGGAGAACGGCTACCGGCAGCGCTGGCAGCACGACAAGATCGTGCGCTCCACCCATGGGGTGAACTGCACGGGCTCCTGCTCGTGGAAGATCTACGTGAAGAACGGCCTGATCACCTGGGAGACCCAGCAGACCGACTACCCGCGCACCCGCCCGGACCTGCCCAACCACGAACCGCGCGGCTGCCCGCGCGGGGCCAGCTACTCCTGGTACATCTACAGCGCCAACCGCCTCAAGTACCCGAAGGTGCGCAAGCCGCTGCTCAAGCTGTGGCGCGAGGCACGCGCCGAGCATGGCGACCCGGTGAATGCCTGGGCGAGCATCGTCGAGGACGCCGCCAAGGCCAGGAGCTACAAGAGCGAGCGCGGCCTGGGCGGCTTCGTGCGGTCCAGCTGGGACGAGGTCACCGAGATCATCGCCGCGGCCAACGTCTACACGGCGAAGACCTACGGCCCGGACCGGGTCATCGGCTTTTCGCCGATCCCGGCCATGTCCATGGTCAGCTACGCCGCCGGCGCCCGTTACCTGTCGCTGATCGGCGGCGTGTGCCTGTCCTTCTACGACTGGTATTGCGACCTACCTCCCGCATCGCCCCAAGTGTGGGGCGAGCAGACCGACGTGCCGGAGTCGGCCGACTGGTACAACTCCAGCTACATCATCGCCTGGGGCTCCAACGTCCCGCAGACCCGCACCCCGGATGCGCACTTCTTTACCGAGGTCCGCTACAAGGGCACCAAGACCGTGGCCGTCACCCCGGACTACGCCGAGGTGGCCAAGCTCACCGACCTCTGGCTCAACCCCAAGCAGGGCACCGACGCCGCGCTGGGCATGGCCTTCGGGCATGTCATCCTGCGCGAATTCCATCTCGACCAGCCGCGTGCCTACTTCGTCGACTACTGCCGCCAGTACACCGACATGCCGATGCTGGTGCTGCTGGAACCGCACGCCGAGGGCGCCTACAAGCCGACCCGTTACCTGCGCGCGGCGGACCTGGCGAACAACCTCGGCCAGGACAACAACCCCGAATGGAAGACCATCGCCCTGGACGAAACCAGCGGCGAGCTGGTCTCGCCCACCGGCGCCATCGGTTACCGCTGGGGCGAGTCGGGCAAATGGAACATCGAGGAGAAGGAAGGCGGTGCCCAGCGCGACACGCGCCTGGCGCTGACCCTGATCGACGGCCCGGAAAAGGCCTGCGACGTGGCCTTCCCCTACTTCGCCGGGCAGGAGCACCCGCACTTCCCGGGCGTGGTCAACGACGAGGTGCTGCTGCGCCGCGTGCCCTTCCGTGAGTTCACCGGGGGCGACGGCAAGGTGCTGCGCGTGGCCACCGTCTACGACCTGCAGATGGCCAACTACAGCCTTGACCGCGGCCTGGGCGGCGCCAATGTGGCCCTTGGTTTCGACGATGCCGACACGCCCTACACCCCGGCCTGGCAGGAGCGCATCACCGGCGTGCCGGCGGCGCGCGCCATCCAGGTGGCCCGCGAGTTCGCCGACAGCGCGGCCAAGACCCACGGCAAGGCCATGGTGATCATCGGCGCGGCGATGAACCACTGGTACCACATGGACATGAACTACCGCGCGGTCATCAACATGCTGATGATGTGCGGCTGCATCGGCCAGAGCGGCGGCGGCTGGGCGCACTACGTCGGCCAGGAGAAACTGCGCCCGCAGACCGGCTGGGTGCCGCTGGCCTTCGGCACCGACTGGAGCCGTCCGCCGCGGCAGATGAACGGCACCAGCTTCTTCTACCTGCACAGCTCGCAGTGGCGGCACGAAAAGCTGTCGATGCACGAAGTGCTCTCGCCGCTGGCCGACAGCCAGGCATTCCCCGAACACGCACTGGACTACAACATCCGCGCCGAGCGCATGGGCTGGCTGCCGTCGGCGCCGCAGCTCGACCGCAACCCGCTGCGCATCGCCGCCGCCGCCGAGAAGGCCGGGCTGCCGATGCAGGACTACGTGGTGCGCGAGCTCAAGGCCGGCAACCTGCGCTTCGCCAGCGAATCGCCGGACAACCCGCAGAACTTCCCGCGCAACCTGTTCGTCTGGCGTTCCAACCTGCTGGGCAGCTCGGGCAAGGGCCACGAGTACATGCTCAAGTACCTGCTCGGCGCGAAGAACGGCGTGATGAACGACGACCTCGGCAAGGCCGGCGGCCCGCGTCCGACCGAGGCGGACTGGGTGGAGCAGGGCGCCGAGGGCAAGCTCGACCTGGTCACCACCCTGGACTTCCGCATGTCGTCCACCTGCATGTACTCGGACATCGTCCTGCCTACCGCCACCTGGTACGAGAAGGACGACCTCAACACCTCCGACATGCACCCCTTCATCCACCCGCTGTCGGCCGCCACCGACCCGGCGTGGGAGGCGAAGAGCGACTGGGAGATCTACAAGGCCATCGCGAAGAAGTTCTCCGAAGTCGCCGTCGGCCACCTGGGCGTGGAGCAGGACCTGGTGACGGTGCCGCTGCTGCACGATACCGCGAACGAACTGGCGCAACCCTTCGGCGGCAGCGACTGGAAGAAGGGCGAGTGCGAGCCCATGCCGGGCAAGACGATGCCGACGCTGCATGTGGTCGAGCGCGACTATCCGAACACCTACAGAAAGTTCACCTCCCTCGGCCCGTTGCTGGACAAGCTCGGCAATGGCGGCAAGGGCATCGGCTGGAACACCGAGAAGGAAGTGAAGCTGCTCGGCGAGCTCAATCACCGCGTCACCGAACCGGGCATCAGCGAAGGCCGCCCGCGCATCGAAAGCGCCATCGACGCTGCCGAGGTCATCCTCGCCCTGGCCCCGGAAACCAACGGCCAGGTCGCGGTGAAGGCCTGGGACGCGCTGGCGAAGATCACCGGCCGCGAGCACGCGCACCTGGCGCTGCCCAAGGAGGAGGAGAAGATCCGCTTCCGCGACGTCCAGGCGCAGCCGCGCAAGATCATCTCCAGCCCCACCTGGTCGGGCCTGGAAGACGAGCACGTCAGCTACAACGCCTGCTACACGAACGTCCACGAGATGATCCCGTGGCGCACCCTGACCGGCCGCCAGCAGTTCTACCAGGACCACCCCTGGATGCAGGCCTTCGGCGAGGGCTTCGTCAGCTACCGGCCGCCGGTGAACACCCGCAGCACCGACAAGCTGTTCGGCAAGAAGCCCAACGGCAACCCGGAAATCACCCTGAACTGGATCACCCCGCACCAGAAGTGGGGCATCCACTCCACCTACAGCGACAACCTGCTGATGCTCACCCTGTCGCGCGGCGGGCCGATCATCTGGCTCAGCGAGCATGACGCCAAACGCGCCGGGATCGAGGACAACGACTGGGTCGAGGTCTTCAACGCCAACGGCGCCGCCACCTGCCGCGCGGTGGTCAGCCAGCGGGTGAAGGACGGCATGGTGCTCATGTACCACGCCCAGGAACGCATCGTGAACGTGCCCGGCAGCGAGACTACCGGCACCCGCGGCGGCCACCACAACTCGGTGACCCGCGTGGTGCTCAAACCCACCCACATGATCGGCGGCTACGCCCAGCAAGCCTGGGGCTTCAACTACTACGGCACGGTCGGCTGCAACCGCGACGAGTTCGTGGTGGTGCGCAAGATGAACAAGGTCGACTGGCTCGACGAGCCGCAGCACGGCGGCCTGGGCGGCGCCCCCCTGCCGCAGCCGCTGCCCCGGGACATTTGA
- the narH gene encoding nitrate reductase subunit beta: MKIRSQVGMVLNLDKCIGCHTCSITCNNVWTSREGMEYAWFNNVETKPGIGYPKEWENQETWKGGWVRNADGSIVPRIGGKFRVLANLFANPDLPEIDDYYEPFDFDYQHLHTAPKAQHQPVARPRSLISGQRMQKIEWGPNWEEILGTEFAKRRKDKNFDQVQADIYGEYENTFMMYLPRLCEHCLNPACVASCPSGAIYKREEDGIVLIDQDKCRGWRMCISGCPYKKIYFNWKSGKSEKCIFCYPRIEAGQPTVCSETCVGRIRYLGMLLYDADRIHEVASCADERELYRKQLEIFLDPFDPKVIEQARKDGVPDSVIESAQKSPVYKLAMDWKLALPLHPEYRTLPMVWYVPPLSPIQNAAAEGHIGNDGVIPDVDSLRIPVQYLANLLTAGDTEPVLLALKRLLAMRAYKRAEHVEGKQDLEVLKQVGLSVAQVEEMYRYLAIANYEDRFVIPTAHREEALSDAFAERSGCGFSFGNGCSGNSGVNLFGGKPVDQRNVIQTVQIQE, translated from the coding sequence ATGAAAATTCGTTCGCAAGTCGGCATGGTGCTGAACCTCGACAAATGCATCGGCTGCCACACCTGCTCGATCACCTGCAATAACGTCTGGACCAGCCGCGAAGGCATGGAATACGCCTGGTTCAACAACGTCGAGACCAAGCCCGGCATCGGCTACCCGAAGGAGTGGGAGAACCAGGAGACGTGGAAGGGCGGCTGGGTGCGCAACGCCGACGGTTCGATCGTCCCGCGCATCGGCGGCAAGTTCCGCGTGCTGGCGAACCTCTTCGCCAACCCGGACCTGCCGGAGATCGACGACTACTACGAGCCCTTCGACTTCGACTACCAGCACCTGCACACCGCGCCCAAGGCGCAGCACCAGCCGGTGGCGCGGCCGCGTTCGCTGATCAGTGGCCAGCGCATGCAGAAGATCGAGTGGGGGCCGAACTGGGAAGAAATCCTCGGCACCGAGTTCGCCAAGCGGCGCAAGGACAAGAACTTCGACCAGGTGCAGGCGGACATCTACGGCGAGTACGAAAACACTTTCATGATGTACCTGCCGCGCCTGTGCGAGCACTGCCTGAACCCGGCGTGCGTGGCCTCGTGCCCGAGCGGCGCGATCTACAAGCGCGAGGAGGACGGCATCGTCCTGATCGACCAGGACAAGTGCCGCGGCTGGCGCATGTGCATCAGCGGCTGCCCGTACAAGAAGATCTACTTCAACTGGAAGAGCGGCAAATCCGAGAAGTGCATCTTCTGCTATCCGCGCATCGAGGCCGGCCAGCCGACCGTGTGCTCGGAAACCTGCGTGGGCCGCATCCGCTACCTCGGCATGCTGCTGTATGACGCCGACCGCATCCATGAAGTGGCCAGCTGCGCCGACGAGCGGGAGCTGTACCGCAAGCAGCTGGAAATCTTCCTCGACCCGTTCGACCCGAAGGTGATCGAGCAGGCGCGCAAGGATGGCGTGCCGGACAGCGTCATCGAGTCCGCGCAGAAGTCGCCGGTGTACAAGCTGGCGATGGACTGGAAGCTGGCGCTGCCGCTGCACCCGGAATACCGCACGCTGCCGATGGTCTGGTACGTGCCGCCGCTGTCGCCGATCCAGAACGCCGCCGCCGAAGGCCACATCGGCAACGACGGGGTGATCCCCGACGTCGATTCCCTGCGCATCCCCGTGCAGTACCTGGCCAACCTGCTGACCGCCGGCGACACCGAGCCGGTGCTGCTGGCGCTCAAGCGCCTGCTGGCGATGCGCGCCTACAAGCGTGCCGAGCACGTGGAAGGCAAGCAGGACCTGGAGGTGCTGAAGCAGGTCGGCCTGTCGGTGGCGCAGGTGGAGGAGATGTACCGCTACCTGGCCATCGCCAACTACGAGGACCGCTTCGTCATCCCCACCGCGCACCGCGAGGAAGCGCTGTCGGATGCCTTCGCCGAACGCTCCGGCTGCGGTTTCAGCTTCGGCAACGGCTGTTCG